One region of Mucilaginibacter sp. 14171R-50 genomic DNA includes:
- a CDS encoding MFS transporter, which produces MTLKSVFENPKLTITQIINMSVGFFGIQFGWDLQRANMARIYENLGANPDQVPLLFLAAPLTGLLVQPVIGYLSDRTWHPTWGRRRPYFFVGALVSSIALIFMPHSSALWMAAGLLWVLDVFGNITMEPFRAFVTDKLPDSQVNRGFIMQSMMIGLGGSIASSLPWLMNNVFHLTNTAEKGNIPENVKLSFYIGAFFFFASVLWTIFTSKEYPPQDADKDKTKNKTGLAGGIKEIFGALADMPRRMKIVSLIQFFTWPGLFLLWFYYTTAVAVNVFGGKDASDPVYAAGADFGSLTLAYYSVVTFLFALILPKIADLLGRKATHALCLACGALGIISVAWVHDKNMLFLCMTGVGIAWASILSMPYAMLSGSLPKDKIGVYMGIFNFFIVLPEIIASLGFGWLMKNILNNDRILAVQLGGVLMILAAVLCYILIKEPKNTDAVLTSRLEIEENRSL; this is translated from the coding sequence ATGACCCTAAAGAGTGTATTTGAAAACCCCAAATTAACCATTACGCAGATCATTAATATGAGTGTGGGTTTCTTTGGCATCCAGTTTGGCTGGGATTTGCAGCGTGCTAATATGGCACGTATCTATGAAAATCTGGGTGCCAACCCGGACCAGGTTCCCCTGCTTTTTTTGGCAGCGCCGTTAACAGGTCTGCTGGTACAGCCTGTCATCGGTTACCTAAGCGACCGTACCTGGCACCCTACATGGGGCCGCAGAAGGCCTTACTTTTTTGTAGGGGCGCTTGTGAGCAGCATCGCCTTGATATTTATGCCACATAGCAGCGCTTTGTGGATGGCAGCCGGCTTGCTTTGGGTGCTTGATGTTTTCGGCAATATAACGATGGAACCTTTCCGTGCTTTTGTTACCGATAAGCTGCCTGATAGCCAGGTTAACCGCGGTTTTATTATGCAAAGCATGATGATAGGTTTGGGTGGTAGTATAGCGTCATCGTTACCATGGCTGATGAATAACGTTTTTCATTTAACCAATACAGCCGAAAAAGGTAATATCCCCGAAAACGTAAAGCTATCATTTTATATAGGCGCGTTTTTCTTTTTCGCATCGGTGTTATGGACCATTTTTACGAGTAAAGAATATCCGCCGCAAGATGCAGATAAAGACAAAACAAAAAATAAAACTGGCTTGGCCGGTGGAATAAAAGAAATTTTTGGCGCTTTGGCTGATATGCCACGCCGGATGAAAATAGTATCGCTTATTCAGTTTTTTACCTGGCCCGGCTTGTTTTTATTGTGGTTTTATTACACCACAGCCGTAGCAGTTAACGTTTTCGGTGGTAAGGATGCAAGCGACCCGGTGTATGCTGCGGGTGCCGATTTTGGCAGTTTAACGCTTGCTTATTACAGTGTGGTAACATTTTTATTTGCCCTTATTTTGCCCAAAATAGCCGATTTGCTGGGCCGCAAGGCAACACATGCTTTATGCCTTGCCTGCGGCGCTTTAGGTATCATTAGCGTAGCGTGGGTTCATGATAAGAACATGCTTTTTTTATGCATGACGGGCGTTGGCATTGCCTGGGCCAGTATACTTTCTATGCCGTATGCCATGTTAAGCGGATCGTTACCTAAAGATAAAATAGGTGTTTATATGGGCATCTTTAATTTCTTTATTGTTTTACCTGAGATAATTGCTTCGTTAGGGTTTGGGTGGCTCATGAAAAACATTTTAAATAACGACAGGATCCTTGCAGTTCAACTTGGCGGGGTATTAATGATACTAGCAGCAGTATTATGTTATATACTGATAAAGGAACCGAAAAACACCGACGCGGTGCTCACTTCAAGACTGGAGATAGAAGAAAACAGATCGCTTTAA
- a CDS encoding glycoside hydrolase family 13 protein, which translates to MKKLFLLLTALITSLNIFAQKLERIEPMFWFTGMHNPKLQLLVHGKNVASNAVSLNYPGVKLVKVNKVENPNYLFLDLAISPSAKAGKFRINFVAAGKKQTYIYELRNRDKSPNRIQGVTNKDFIYLLMPDRFSNGDKNNDVVAGLTETGLHRDSMYSRHGGDIQGVMNHLDYLKDLGVTAVWMTPEVENDMPMASYHGYAVTDHYKIDPRYGTNELYKKYVEACHAKGLKVIKDVVHNHIGTGHWFYKDMPMRSWVNQWPKFTNSSYRDQTIMDPHASAADRKQMIDGWFVPSMPDMNQRNPYVQNYLTQNHIWWIEYAGIDGLRLDTYPYNDPAYMADWAIKLKAEFPHLSVFGETLVTAAANQAFFTGGNTVNRGFDTHLQGVTDAVLKDAIYEGLNGKSGWIDGVNRIYATLAHDFLYKDPNTNCIFLDNHDMSRFYSMVNEDFSKYKEGMTLLLTMRGVPEMYYGTEILMKNYSNPDGLVRSDFPGGWEGDRKNKFAAEGRTDKENEAFNFVKKLANYRKTSPALQTGKLMQYVPQNDLYVYFRYNTAAKGTVMVILNATDDDKNLATDRFSERIKECTSAKNIVTNETIALKEIKVPAKTAMVLELN; encoded by the coding sequence ATGAAAAAACTTTTCCTCCTGTTAACCGCCCTTATTACCAGTTTAAATATTTTCGCCCAAAAGCTGGAACGTATCGAGCCAATGTTTTGGTTTACCGGGATGCATAACCCCAAGTTGCAATTATTGGTGCATGGCAAAAACGTTGCCTCCAACGCAGTGTCGTTAAATTACCCCGGTGTTAAGTTGGTTAAGGTAAACAAGGTCGAAAATCCCAACTACCTGTTTTTAGATCTGGCAATATCGCCGTCGGCTAAGGCAGGAAAGTTTCGTATAAACTTTGTAGCAGCCGGTAAAAAGCAAACCTACATCTACGAGTTAAGGAACCGTGATAAAAGCCCTAACCGGATACAAGGCGTAACTAATAAAGATTTTATTTACCTGTTGATGCCTGATCGGTTTTCAAACGGTGATAAAAACAATGATGTGGTTGCCGGTTTAACTGAGACCGGATTACACCGCGACAGCATGTACTCGCGCCATGGCGGCGATATACAAGGTGTAATGAATCATCTTGATTACTTGAAAGACCTGGGTGTAACAGCCGTTTGGATGACACCTGAGGTAGAGAACGATATGCCAATGGCATCATATCATGGGTATGCTGTAACTGATCACTACAAGATAGATCCGCGTTACGGCACCAACGAGCTTTATAAAAAATATGTTGAAGCGTGCCATGCAAAAGGGTTGAAGGTGATCAAGGACGTTGTGCACAACCATATAGGCACCGGGCATTGGTTTTATAAAGATATGCCCATGAGATCGTGGGTAAACCAGTGGCCAAAGTTCACAAACTCCAGCTACCGCGACCAAACCATTATGGACCCGCATGCATCAGCTGCCGATCGTAAGCAAATGATCGACGGTTGGTTTGTTCCGTCTATGCCTGATATGAACCAAAGGAACCCGTATGTTCAAAACTACCTTACACAAAACCACATATGGTGGATTGAATACGCAGGTATTGACGGGCTTCGCCTGGATACATACCCATATAATGACCCCGCTTACATGGCCGACTGGGCTATTAAACTAAAAGCCGAGTTTCCGCACCTTTCTGTATTTGGCGAAACATTAGTTACCGCTGCGGCTAACCAGGCCTTTTTTACAGGCGGCAATACGGTTAACAGGGGCTTTGATACCCATTTACAGGGCGTAACAGACGCGGTTTTAAAAGACGCGATATACGAAGGATTGAATGGAAAGAGCGGTTGGATAGACGGTGTAAACCGTATATATGCTACCCTCGCTCATGATTTTTTATATAAAGATCCAAATACCAATTGCATTTTTTTGGATAACCATGACATGAGCCGTTTTTATTCGATGGTGAACGAAGACTTTAGCAAGTATAAAGAGGGAATGACGCTTTTATTAACTATGCGTGGTGTACCCGAAATGTATTACGGTACCGAGATTTTAATGAAAAACTATTCGAACCCCGATGGTTTGGTACGGTCGGATTTTCCGGGCGGCTGGGAAGGTGACAGGAAAAATAAATTTGCTGCAGAGGGCCGTACAGATAAAGAGAACGAGGCCTTTAACTTTGTGAAGAAACTGGCAAACTATCGTAAAACCAGTCCTGCGCTGCAAACAGGTAAACTGATGCAATACGTACCGCAGAACGATCTGTACGTTTATTTCCGCTATAATACAGCCGCCAAAGGAACCGTTATGGTGATCTTAAATGCAACGGATGATGACAAGAATTTAGCCACCGACAGATTTAGCGAGCGCATAAAGGAATGTACATCCGCCAAAAATATCGTTACTAACGAAACCATAGCATTGAAAGAAATAAAAGTGCCTGCGAAGACGGCGATGGTACTTGAATTAAATTAA
- a CDS encoding RagB/SusD family nutrient uptake outer membrane protein: MRNLYKTMLASVILLLSINSCKKGDLDLKPTNDVTASTVYATPAGYKQALVKLYATYGLTGPSGADGSDVGGLNSGFADFLRLFWMLQELTTDEAVCSWGDTGIPELDNSTWSLDNQFIRGLYSRSILQITFCNEFLRESTPEKLTSRNITGADAADVQRYRAEARFLRAYQYWVLLDAFGNPPFVTEKDEIGKNPPKQTTRAELFKYVESELTAIEGDLAEPRANEYGRADKGADWALLARLYLNAEVYTGTAKYTEAIKYASKVISSGYELKQNYKDLFLTDNNVNNKENILTINYDGVKGTNNGGTTYLINAAINADMNPASFGVPSGGWGGNRTRQNLPALFPDPNGNKDKRGSFFGAKAEVDDIATFTDGLRVTKFKNISSTGVTAPSLGGTYASLDFAIFRLAEQYLIYGEAVARGGSGGTAAQALIYVNQLRQRAYGDASGNVSLSALTKDFYLDERGRELYWEGHRRTDLVRYGKFTGSSYLWPYKGGTKSGTSVPEYRNLYPIPAADLIANPNLVQNKGY; encoded by the coding sequence ATGAGAAATTTATATAAAACAATGTTGGCATCGGTTATTTTACTGCTGTCGATAAATTCATGTAAAAAGGGCGATCTTGATCTGAAACCCACTAATGATGTAACCGCATCAACGGTATACGCCACTCCGGCCGGCTATAAACAAGCCCTGGTTAAATTATACGCTACTTACGGTTTAACAGGCCCTTCGGGAGCCGACGGAAGCGATGTGGGCGGATTAAACTCAGGCTTCGCCGATTTTTTAAGGTTATTCTGGATGCTGCAGGAATTAACTACCGATGAGGCTGTTTGTTCATGGGGCGATACAGGTATCCCTGAGCTTGATAATTCTACCTGGTCGCTTGATAACCAGTTTATCCGCGGTTTGTATTCGCGCAGTATCCTGCAGATCACTTTCTGCAACGAGTTCCTTCGCGAAAGTACTCCTGAAAAACTGACAAGCCGCAATATAACCGGCGCTGATGCTGCAGATGTTCAGCGCTACCGTGCCGAAGCCCGTTTTTTACGCGCTTACCAGTACTGGGTACTTTTAGATGCCTTTGGCAACCCGCCGTTTGTAACAGAAAAAGACGAGATCGGTAAAAATCCGCCAAAGCAAACTACAAGAGCAGAGTTATTTAAATACGTTGAATCGGAACTGACCGCCATTGAAGGCGACCTTGCCGAGCCTCGTGCAAATGAATATGGCCGCGCTGATAAGGGTGCTGACTGGGCACTACTGGCACGCTTATATCTCAACGCTGAAGTATATACCGGCACCGCAAAATATACCGAAGCTATCAAATATGCAAGTAAGGTGATAAGCAGCGGATACGAACTGAAGCAAAACTACAAAGACCTGTTTTTAACAGATAATAACGTAAATAATAAAGAAAACATCCTGACCATTAACTACGATGGTGTTAAGGGCACAAACAACGGCGGTACTACTTACCTTATCAACGCCGCTATTAACGCAGATATGAACCCAGCATCGTTTGGTGTACCTTCTGGCGGCTGGGGCGGTAACAGAACGCGCCAAAACCTGCCTGCGTTATTCCCTGACCCTAATGGCAATAAGGATAAACGCGGCTCATTCTTCGGCGCTAAAGCCGAAGTTGATGACATCGCTACATTTACCGATGGCTTACGCGTTACCAAATTTAAAAACATTTCTTCAACCGGTGTTACTGCTCCTTCATTAGGCGGCACCTACGCCTCGCTTGATTTTGCTATATTCCGTTTAGCTGAGCAATATCTTATTTACGGAGAGGCTGTTGCACGCGGTGGCAGCGGCGGTACTGCAGCGCAAGCGTTGATCTATGTAAACCAATTACGCCAGCGCGCCTATGGCGATGCATCGGGCAACGTTTCCTTGTCGGCCTTGACAAAAGATTTCTACCTGGATGAGCGCGGACGCGAATTGTACTGGGAAGGCCACCGCCGTACCGACCTGGTAAGATATGGCAAGTTTACAGGTTCAAGCTATCTGTGGCCATATAAAGGCGGCACCAAATCGGGTACGAGTGTTCCGGAATATAGAAATTTATATCCGATCCCAGCTGCCGACCTGATCGCCAATCCAAATCTGGTTCAAAACAAAGGCTATTAA
- a CDS encoding alpha-amylase family protein: protein MINKYKNNYGMNKRQSLIAGAAFCKVARGITFTTVRRLDCFLVIILLMSFSAIGRSQTTAPPKQKVVIYQLLSRLFGNKKTANIPYGTISQNGCGKFNDITGRALDGLKELHVNYVWYTGVLAHASLTDYSAYGIKVNDADVVKGRAGSPYAIRDYYDVDPDLAVNVKNRMKEFEALIKRTHAKNLKVLIDFVPNHVAREYHSYAKPDSVTDFGAGDDLTKSFSTKNDYYYLPGQHFLVPETKHKQSAISVLQDGKFNEDPAKVTGNNVFNAQPKIDDWYETIKLNYGVDYQNGEKKYFDPIPQVWLKMRDILNYWANKGVDGFRCDVAEMVPVEFWSWVIPQVKKTHPSLIFIGEAYNPAAYEQYLTVGKFDYLYDKVGLYDGLKRLIKNEPSADVKDIRQSLQDQTDHLGDHMLRFLENHDEERIASAGFAGRAELALPAMVVSATLSGGPVMLYFGQEVGEPGKGVEGFGGEDNRTTIFDYWGVPNHQQWMNNGAFDGKHLSAAGRTLRAYYKRLLNIATQSNAIVSGKVCEVPINSGADNRMFAFIRYTAKQRLLIVANFDRAHTLDTAIEIPADILKLKPTAAAVDLLTGKQLNPVKGGGIAIKVKPVSAQIIAF, encoded by the coding sequence ATGATAAACAAGTATAAAAACAATTACGGAATGAATAAACGCCAAAGCTTAATAGCGGGGGCAGCTTTCTGCAAAGTAGCCCGCGGGATTACGTTTACCACCGTGCGGCGCTTAGATTGTTTTTTAGTTATCATATTGCTGATGTCGTTTTCAGCCATCGGCCGGTCACAAACTACGGCACCGCCTAAACAAAAGGTGGTAATATACCAGTTGTTGTCACGGTTGTTTGGCAATAAAAAAACGGCGAATATTCCATACGGTACCATCAGTCAAAATGGTTGTGGGAAGTTTAACGACATTACCGGCCGAGCGCTGGATGGTTTAAAAGAACTTCATGTTAACTACGTATGGTACACTGGTGTACTGGCTCATGCAAGCCTCACCGATTACAGCGCATACGGTATTAAGGTAAACGATGCAGATGTGGTTAAAGGCCGCGCTGGGTCGCCATATGCCATTCGCGATTATTACGACGTTGACCCCGACCTGGCGGTTAATGTGAAAAACCGGATGAAGGAGTTTGAAGCGCTGATAAAACGCACGCACGCCAAAAACTTAAAAGTATTGATTGATTTTGTCCCTAATCACGTTGCGCGCGAATATCATTCATACGCAAAACCGGATTCCGTGACAGATTTTGGTGCAGGGGACGACCTGACCAAAAGCTTCAGTACAAAAAACGATTATTACTATTTGCCCGGCCAGCATTTTTTGGTGCCAGAAACTAAACATAAGCAAAGCGCTATTTCGGTATTACAGGATGGAAAGTTCAACGAAGATCCCGCCAAAGTAACCGGCAATAATGTTTTTAACGCGCAGCCTAAGATTGACGATTGGTATGAAACTATAAAACTGAATTATGGTGTTGATTACCAAAACGGCGAAAAAAAATATTTCGATCCCATTCCGCAGGTATGGCTGAAAATGCGTGATATTTTAAATTACTGGGCAAACAAAGGCGTTGACGGTTTTCGTTGTGATGTGGCCGAAATGGTGCCCGTGGAGTTTTGGAGCTGGGTTATCCCGCAGGTAAAAAAAACGCATCCTTCCTTGATATTTATCGGCGAGGCTTACAACCCCGCGGCCTATGAACAGTATTTGACCGTAGGTAAGTTTGATTATTTATATGATAAAGTTGGGCTTTACGATGGCCTTAAAAGGCTGATCAAAAACGAACCATCGGCAGATGTTAAAGATATCAGGCAGTCGTTACAAGATCAAACCGACCATCTGGGCGACCATATGCTCCGCTTTCTCGAAAATCATGATGAGGAACGTATTGCCTCGGCAGGATTTGCAGGCCGCGCCGAACTGGCCTTACCCGCAATGGTTGTTTCCGCAACGTTGAGCGGCGGTCCGGTGATGCTGTATTTTGGCCAGGAAGTAGGAGAACCCGGCAAGGGCGTTGAGGGGTTTGGCGGCGAAGATAACCGTACTACAATATTTGATTATTGGGGTGTGCCTAATCATCAGCAATGGATGAATAATGGCGCTTTTGACGGTAAACACTTGAGCGCGGCCGGGCGAACCCTCAGGGCTTATTATAAACGGCTGCTCAACATTGCCACACAAAGCAACGCAATTGTTAGTGGTAAAGTTTGCGAAGTGCCTATAAACTCCGGCGCAGATAACCGCATGTTCGCGTTTATCCGTTATACGGCAAAACAGCGTTTGCTTATCGTGGCCAATTTTGACCGCGCGCATACACTTGATACAGCTATTGAAATCCCGGCGGATATATTGAAACTGAAACCAACTGCAGCAGCTGTTGATCTGTTAACAGGTAAACAATTAAATCCTGTAAAAGGCGGCGGCATTGCCATTAAAGTGAAACCGGTATCGGCACAGATCATAGCATTTTAA
- a CDS encoding SusE domain-containing protein has protein sequence MKSIFFKSFLIGLMTISLWSCKKEETRVVAGVSPAGALTASTTDVALNQANGAKEAFTISFPKPTVTGYQVPVTSTLQIDIKGNNFAKAKEMVVATGTYSPTVNQFNAMLLALGAQIGSPTEVEVRLKSGAAANAITYSNVITLHATPFQATSWIYVPGAYQGWDPKTADSLVSATSNGIYTGVIAYTAGNLEFKVTPAKAWDVAYGDAGGGTISTSGGNFNAGTEGLKQLTVDVNAKTWTIADVKSWGIIGDATPGGWDNDTDMKFVNDGKGTWKITLDLKAGAIKFRQDNKWDVNLGGSNGTLTPGGDNIAVSTAGNYTVTLNVTENTYTIVKN, from the coding sequence ATGAAATCAATATTTTTCAAATCGTTCCTGATTGGGTTAATGACCATTTCGCTTTGGTCATGCAAAAAGGAAGAAACACGTGTTGTAGCCGGGGTGAGTCCGGCAGGCGCACTTACCGCATCAACCACTGATGTGGCATTAAACCAGGCTAACGGAGCTAAAGAAGCATTTACCATTTCTTTCCCTAAGCCAACGGTTACAGGGTACCAGGTGCCGGTAACATCTACTTTACAAATTGATATTAAAGGCAACAATTTTGCCAAGGCTAAAGAGATGGTTGTTGCTACAGGCACCTATTCGCCAACAGTTAACCAGTTTAACGCCATGCTGCTGGCCCTGGGTGCCCAGATAGGCAGCCCGACCGAAGTGGAAGTAAGGCTTAAATCTGGCGCTGCTGCAAATGCCATAACGTATTCAAACGTCATTACTTTGCATGCTACCCCTTTCCAGGCAACCTCGTGGATATATGTTCCGGGAGCGTACCAGGGATGGGACCCGAAAACAGCTGACAGCTTGGTTTCGGCCACAAGTAACGGAATTTATACAGGCGTTATTGCTTATACCGCCGGTAATCTGGAGTTTAAAGTTACCCCTGCGAAAGCGTGGGATGTAGCCTACGGCGATGCCGGCGGCGGCACCATCAGCACTTCGGGCGGTAATTTCAATGCAGGTACCGAAGGCTTAAAGCAGTTAACGGTTGATGTAAATGCTAAAACATGGACAATTGCCGATGTTAAAAGTTGGGGCATTATTGGTGATGCCACCCCGGGAGGCTGGGATAATGATACCGACATGAAGTTTGTGAATGACGGTAAAGGTACGTGGAAGATTACCCTCGACTTGAAGGCAGGCGCAATAAAATTCAGACAGGACAACAAGTGGGATGTTAACCTTGGCGGCAGTAATGGCACATTAACGCCGGGCGGCGATAATATAGCAGTTTCAACTGCCGGTAATTATACGGTTACTTTAAACGTTACCGAGAATACCTACACAATTGTTAAAAATTAA
- the pgmB gene encoding beta-phosphoglucomutase gives MQNTVNPTNTAASIKACLFDLDGVLVDTAVYHYKAWKRLANSLGFDFTEEQNEHLKGISRAESLNRILAWGNVEKSEAEKLELATLKNNWYVDMISHMTPAEVLAGTVDFLTSVRKDGYLVALGSASKNSGIILEKTNLAHFFDAIVDGNLVSASKPDPEVFLKGAELLGVAPNQCVVFEDAVAGIEAAKRGGMKAIGIGNKNVLTRADMVVSGLDKLTSQDLKRL, from the coding sequence ATGCAGAATACAGTTAACCCAACAAACACAGCAGCCAGTATTAAAGCTTGCCTTTTTGACCTGGATGGTGTGTTGGTAGATACCGCAGTTTATCATTACAAAGCATGGAAACGCCTGGCAAATTCACTTGGGTTTGATTTTACCGAAGAGCAGAACGAGCACCTGAAGGGCATCAGCAGGGCAGAGAGCCTTAACCGGATACTGGCATGGGGCAATGTAGAAAAATCGGAAGCCGAGAAACTGGAACTGGCTACCCTGAAAAATAACTGGTACGTAGATATGATCAGCCATATGACGCCTGCTGAGGTATTGGCCGGCACGGTGGATTTTTTGACATCTGTACGCAAAGATGGGTATCTGGTGGCTTTAGGATCTGCCAGTAAAAACTCTGGGATCATACTCGAGAAGACTAACCTTGCCCATTTTTTTGATGCCATCGTTGACGGTAACCTGGTATCTGCCTCAAAACCTGATCCTGAAGTGTTTTTAAAGGGTGCAGAACTGTTAGGTGTGGCACCAAATCAGTGTGTTGTTTTTGAAGATGCGGTTGCAGGTATCGAAGCTGCGAAAAGGGGCGGCATGAAAGCTATTGGTATTGGAAATAAAAACGTGCTCACCCGTGCTGATATGGTGGTGAGCGGCTTGGACAAATTAACATCACAAGATTTAAAGCGATTGTAG
- a CDS encoding glycoside hydrolase family 65 protein, whose translation MKNYIKPHEWNIIEEGFDPHLNKISESIFSLGNGRMGQRANFEETYTGETLPGNYVAGIYYPDKTRVGWWKNGYPEYFAKVLNAANWIGIEVKIDDETLDLATCSVTDFKRVLNMHAGYLERSFTATLKSGKTLKVTSTRFCSIVDDEVGAIRYTVTPLNFDGKLTLLPFIDGDVKNQDSNYDEKFWEAVNDKISGTEAFLTLRTKKTGFEVCTGSSIEVYRNGTSEDIAPEHIIKDKYVGHQFTLDVSAGEEITLVKIAANLSSENHTKADILQQTQAVVKAAAQKGFDVLLQQQAEAWAAKWEESDIVIEGDVAAQQAIRFNIFQLFQTYTGKDSRLNIGPKGFTGEKYGGSTYWDTEAYCVPFYLATAPQQVSKNLLIYRYKQLDKAIENAAKLGFDKGAALYPMVTINGEECHNEWEITFEEIHRNGAIAYAIFNYIRYTGDESYLYDYGLEVLVGIARFWKQRVNWSDAKKQYVILGVTGPNEYENNVNNNWYTNLLAAWCMKYAIEAAGIVEAAQPEKYLALINKLSLGENEFNDWAQIIDKMYYPVDDEKGIFLQQDGYLDKEQILVKDLPASQRPINQKWSWDRILRSCYIKQADVLQGLYFFEDEYDTDTIKRNFDFYEPRTVHESSLSPCVHSILAARLNDEARAYEFYLRTARLDLDDYNNDTEDGLHITSMAGTWMSVVEGFAGMRVRDGKLQFNPFLPGKWQSFSFTIGFRGTVLNVKITESEISIKNNTAINLEITVKNQQFTLAGYSLLEATYKELA comes from the coding sequence ATGAAGAACTATATTAAGCCACACGAGTGGAATATAATTGAAGAGGGCTTTGATCCGCATCTGAACAAAATATCAGAGAGTATTTTCAGTTTGGGTAATGGCCGTATGGGCCAGCGCGCCAATTTTGAGGAAACTTATACGGGTGAAACGCTCCCCGGAAATTACGTGGCAGGTATTTACTATCCCGATAAAACACGCGTCGGCTGGTGGAAAAACGGGTACCCTGAATATTTTGCCAAGGTGCTTAACGCCGCAAACTGGATAGGCATCGAGGTAAAGATAGACGATGAAACACTTGACCTGGCCACTTGCAGCGTTACAGATTTTAAACGTGTTTTAAATATGCACGCGGGCTATTTGGAACGCTCCTTTACTGCTACGCTAAAAAGCGGGAAAACACTAAAGGTAACATCAACGCGCTTTTGCAGCATTGTTGACGATGAGGTGGGCGCTATCCGGTATACCGTTACCCCGCTGAATTTTGACGGTAAATTAACCTTACTGCCCTTTATTGACGGTGATGTAAAGAATCAAGACAGCAACTACGATGAAAAGTTTTGGGAAGCTGTAAATGATAAAATCAGCGGCACCGAAGCGTTTTTAACACTACGCACCAAAAAAACCGGATTCGAAGTTTGCACAGGAAGCAGCATCGAAGTTTACCGTAACGGCACAAGCGAGGATATCGCGCCAGAGCATATAATTAAAGACAAATACGTAGGGCATCAATTTACGTTAGATGTAAGCGCCGGGGAAGAGATAACGCTGGTGAAGATCGCCGCCAATCTTTCATCAGAAAACCATACCAAAGCAGATATTTTACAGCAAACGCAGGCTGTGGTCAAAGCGGCGGCCCAGAAAGGCTTTGATGTGCTTTTGCAACAGCAGGCAGAAGCATGGGCGGCTAAGTGGGAGGAAAGTGATATCGTAATTGAGGGCGACGTCGCAGCGCAGCAGGCCATCCGTTTTAATATTTTCCAGCTTTTTCAAACGTACACGGGTAAGGATAGCCGGCTGAATATAGGCCCAAAAGGCTTTACCGGCGAAAAATACGGTGGCTCTACCTACTGGGATACCGAGGCATACTGCGTACCATTTTACCTGGCTACGGCGCCTCAGCAGGTGAGCAAAAACCTTTTAATATATCGGTATAAACAATTGGATAAAGCAATTGAAAACGCTGCCAAACTTGGTTTTGATAAAGGCGCTGCCCTATACCCGATGGTTACCATTAATGGCGAAGAGTGCCATAACGAATGGGAAATCACTTTTGAGGAAATACACCGGAACGGCGCAATAGCTTACGCGATTTTTAACTACATACGTTACACCGGCGACGAAAGCTATTTATACGATTACGGCCTGGAAGTATTGGTTGGCATAGCCCGTTTTTGGAAACAGCGTGTAAACTGGAGCGATGCTAAAAAGCAGTATGTGATTTTAGGTGTTACCGGGCCCAATGAGTACGAAAACAATGTAAACAACAACTGGTACACCAACTTGTTGGCCGCCTGGTGCATGAAATATGCTATCGAAGCCGCGGGAATTGTTGAAGCCGCGCAGCCCGAAAAATACCTGGCGCTGATAAATAAATTAAGCCTGGGCGAAAACGAATTTAACGACTGGGCTCAAATTATCGATAAAATGTATTACCCGGTTGACGATGAAAAAGGAATATTTCTGCAACAGGATGGCTATTTAGATAAGGAACAGATACTGGTTAAGGATTTGCCAGCCAGCCAGCGGCCTATCAATCAAAAGTGGAGCTGGGATAGGATACTGAGATCATGCTATATTAAGCAGGCGGATGTATTGCAGGGGCTGTATTTTTTTGAAGATGAATACGATACCGACACCATAAAACGCAATTTTGATTTTTATGAACCGCGCACAGTTCATGAAAGTTCGCTTTCGCCCTGCGTGCACAGCATACTGGCGGCCCGCTTAAATGATGAAGCACGCGCATATGAGTTTTATTTACGCACCGCCCGCCTTGATTTGGATGATTATAATAACGATACCGAAGACGGCCTGCATATAACCTCAATGGCCGGAACCTGGATGAGTGTGGTAGAAGGTTTTGCCGGAATGCGCGTACGGGATGGGAAACTGCAGTTTAACCCGTTTTTACCGGGCAAGTGGCAGTCTTTTTCATTCACTATAGGTTTCAGGGGTACTGTATTGAATGTTAAAATAACCGAAAGTGAGATCAGCATAAAAAACAACACCGCTATCAACCTTGAAATAACGGTAAAGAACCAGCAATTTACATTGGCCGGCTACAGCCTGTTAGAAGCAACTTACAAGGAATTAGCATGA